From Actinosynnema mirum DSM 43827, a single genomic window includes:
- a CDS encoding phage tail tape measure protein, whose translation MAGGRIDIEVRADTSKVAGDLERGLRGAAGAANRLSAGLGLAAGTAGIAAGLKSIIEVGNEYAGNLNELMAVTQATGAEMAAAGRLAQDLGSDLTLPATSAADAASAMKELAKGGLDLDEAMTAARGTLQLAAAAQVDAAQAAEIQSDALNQFGLSADQASHVADVLANTANAASGEITDMAGALKYVGPVAKAVGADIDQVATAIGLIATQGIRGEQAGTSLRGMIASLAAPSKPAAKALGELGVEAFDTEGKFVGLRTVTEQLAAAKARMTEATFALNAATAFGNEGMTVASALASTGAQAFDEMAEAVGREGGAADVAAAKTEGLGGAIDGLQSQLESAGIGIYEAIDEPLEAVVRSLAEAIDEVGPQIARGLETAVAAGRLYGPGLAAAIRERGQVVVQAARDVLMPIARGSVGPVNTAINAGIKLFADFTAGLRHVVDAARPVAHGIGEIASASADGDGPVSALATAIGLLGDGVVAVTSLLGPAGEGVGGLLSGVASLPGPVLTAVASLVAYRVAVGALQRSEVGGGLRQFVGEIQAQRQQARESGEQIGLLSSTVAAYQASQLPAIATTRRFTDAVGELRGTAASAGRPIGVLSASVGALAERSPAVAAMRSTYRSTFDSISQSSERAGLAVGIASESLIRGVQSLPSRVSAAVQAVPTAVGVAAIATADRARQVISAVQAIPTGIGLAAVSMADRARSVVSAVQAIPTGVGLAAVATADRARQIVSAIQAIPTGIGVAAVNIADRARSIGSSIASGLDRVPDLAQRTVTALGTLGAAAGAATTALGRGLLSAANDLVGALGGPAGLAIAAASVGLSILAGRQQDAAQRAAQHEAATRSLAEALRDSNYAITENIRLQAAKTLQDRGASDLAKELQIPLSTLTDAYLGNSDALSQVNGVLDTYLAQVEGQGQLEGQVAGQNPLADKAFELRKILGELIPELGNNVSKQKDLDEALKNGRASMSEATETGRSLASALGVLSSNASSANDRARALRTALDALAGGQVDFQAAQARVYETLSRISEAFGQNIDKTQGWGQSLLNVDGSLNITTKNGRTLREMLSDLTGQSADLASAAYDLSISQGEGVSTALDKATAAAQKALDGFLDLADEFGITREQALILAESMGLIPRNVAVALSTPGDEKTKQELLLVKSMADQLPPDKPITVRTLSEEAKKKLEELGYKVQTTPNGVTITASTKSAEEKLNEFLNKPSTKTVTVIYTGGKPAPNGPMGVNHDGNIIKRFAEGGLHKLMPMSAGIAQIVPPNTWRVVGDRLVDDEAYIPINRSRRSQELLAYTASEMGYDLIRRWAVGGVASTTSSMPQSSSSSPMVAPQITNNISVRDNEDAYVTAQVVSSTVAFQARTRR comes from the coding sequence ATGGCCGGTGGCCGGATCGACATCGAGGTCCGCGCGGACACTTCCAAGGTCGCTGGCGATCTGGAACGAGGGCTGCGCGGTGCCGCCGGGGCTGCCAATCGGCTCAGCGCGGGGCTCGGGCTGGCGGCGGGTACCGCTGGCATCGCCGCAGGTCTCAAGTCGATCATCGAGGTCGGCAATGAGTACGCCGGGAACCTCAACGAGCTGATGGCGGTCACGCAGGCCACCGGCGCGGAGATGGCGGCAGCTGGCAGGCTCGCGCAGGACCTCGGCAGCGACCTGACCCTCCCGGCCACCAGCGCCGCCGATGCAGCCAGCGCCATGAAGGAGCTGGCCAAGGGCGGTCTCGACCTCGACGAGGCGATGACCGCCGCGCGCGGCACGCTCCAGCTCGCCGCCGCCGCGCAGGTCGACGCTGCCCAAGCGGCCGAGATCCAGAGCGACGCCCTGAACCAGTTCGGCTTGTCGGCGGACCAGGCATCGCATGTCGCTGACGTGCTGGCGAACACCGCGAACGCCGCCAGTGGCGAGATCACCGACATGGCCGGGGCCCTGAAGTATGTCGGCCCGGTGGCCAAAGCGGTGGGCGCGGACATCGACCAGGTCGCCACCGCGATCGGCCTGATCGCCACCCAGGGCATCCGGGGTGAGCAGGCTGGCACGTCGCTGCGCGGCATGATCGCCAGCCTTGCGGCGCCCAGCAAGCCCGCCGCCAAGGCGTTGGGCGAGCTCGGCGTCGAGGCGTTCGACACCGAGGGCAAGTTCGTCGGTCTCCGCACGGTCACCGAGCAACTGGCTGCGGCCAAGGCCCGGATGACCGAAGCGACGTTCGCCTTGAACGCGGCGACCGCGTTCGGCAACGAGGGTATGACCGTCGCGAGCGCGTTGGCGTCCACTGGCGCGCAGGCGTTCGACGAGATGGCAGAGGCGGTCGGTCGGGAAGGTGGCGCGGCCGACGTCGCCGCTGCGAAGACCGAGGGTCTCGGCGGGGCGATCGACGGGCTGCAGTCGCAGCTCGAGTCGGCGGGGATCGGGATCTACGAGGCGATCGACGAGCCGCTGGAAGCGGTGGTCCGGTCGCTGGCGGAGGCGATCGACGAAGTCGGGCCGCAGATCGCGCGCGGCCTGGAGACCGCTGTCGCAGCCGGGCGGCTGTACGGACCGGGGCTGGCGGCGGCCATCCGCGAGCGCGGTCAGGTCGTGGTCCAGGCGGCACGCGATGTACTGATGCCGATCGCACGGGGCTCGGTCGGCCCGGTCAACACCGCGATCAACGCGGGCATCAAGCTGTTCGCCGACTTCACCGCCGGGCTGCGCCACGTGGTGGATGCCGCCCGGCCGGTGGCACACGGGATCGGGGAGATCGCCTCCGCCTCCGCTGATGGCGATGGGCCGGTGTCCGCGCTCGCGACCGCCATCGGACTGCTCGGCGACGGCGTTGTGGCCGTCACCAGCCTGCTCGGGCCTGCGGGCGAGGGAGTCGGCGGGCTGCTCTCCGGGGTGGCGTCCCTGCCAGGGCCGGTGCTGACTGCCGTCGCGAGTCTCGTCGCGTACCGGGTGGCCGTGGGGGCGCTCCAGCGGTCTGAGGTCGGTGGCGGGCTGCGCCAGTTCGTCGGCGAGATACAGGCGCAGCGTCAGCAGGCACGAGAGAGCGGCGAGCAGATCGGGCTTCTCAGCTCGACTGTGGCCGCCTACCAGGCGTCGCAGCTGCCTGCGATCGCGACCACAAGGCGCTTCACCGATGCGGTGGGCGAACTGCGCGGGACTGCCGCCTCGGCAGGGCGCCCGATCGGTGTCCTGTCCGCCTCCGTGGGGGCGCTGGCAGAACGCTCCCCGGCCGTCGCCGCTATGCGCTCTACCTACCGGTCAACGTTCGACTCGATCTCCCAGTCCAGCGAGCGCGCCGGACTGGCCGTGGGCATCGCCAGCGAGTCGCTCATCCGGGGTGTCCAGTCGCTCCCCAGCCGCGTCTCAGCGGCTGTTCAGGCTGTCCCCACCGCAGTCGGGGTTGCCGCGATCGCCACGGCCGACCGAGCCCGGCAGGTCATCTCAGCCGTGCAGGCCATCCCGACCGGGATCGGACTTGCAGCGGTCAGCATGGCCGACCGGGCGCGCTCAGTGGTCTCGGCGGTCCAGGCGATCCCCACCGGTGTCGGGCTCGCCGCCGTTGCGACGGCTGACCGGGCCCGACAGATCGTGTCAGCCATCCAGGCCATCCCCACGGGGATCGGCGTGGCGGCGGTCAACATCGCGGACCGTGCCCGCTCGATCGGCTCCTCCATCGCCTCCGGGCTGGACCGGGTCCCGGACCTGGCGCAGCGCACCGTCACCGCCCTCGGGACCCTGGGCGCGGCGGCGGGCGCGGCGACGACCGCGCTCGGACGCGGCCTGCTCTCCGCCGCGAACGATCTCGTCGGCGCACTCGGCGGGCCGGCCGGTCTGGCGATCGCCGCAGCCTCGGTCGGGCTGTCGATTTTGGCTGGGCGACAGCAGGACGCTGCCCAGCGGGCAGCCCAGCACGAGGCGGCAACGCGCTCGCTCGCCGAGGCGCTGCGGGACAGCAACTACGCCATTACCGAAAACATTAGGCTCCAGGCCGCCAAAACTTTGCAGGACCGGGGCGCGTCGGACCTGGCCAAGGAACTGCAAATCCCCCTGTCCACGCTGACCGACGCCTACCTGGGCAACTCGGATGCACTTTCCCAGGTCAACGGGGTGTTGGACACCTACCTCGCACAGGTGGAAGGACAGGGACAGCTAGAGGGTCAGGTCGCCGGGCAAAATCCGCTGGCCGATAAGGCTTTCGAACTCCGCAAGATCCTCGGCGAACTGATCCCCGAACTGGGCAACAATGTCTCCAAGCAAAAGGATCTGGACGAGGCGCTCAAGAACGGTCGCGCTTCCATGTCGGAAGCCACCGAAACCGGCCGCTCCCTCGCTTCAGCACTCGGCGTTCTTTCGAGCAACGCGTCGAGCGCTAACGACCGGGCCCGCGCCCTGCGTACAGCCCTGGACGCGCTGGCCGGGGGGCAGGTCGACTTCCAGGCGGCGCAGGCGCGCGTCTACGAGACCCTGAGCCGGATCAGTGAGGCGTTCGGGCAGAACATCGACAAGACCCAAGGCTGGGGTCAATCGCTCCTCAACGTCGATGGCAGCCTGAACATCACCACCAAAAACGGGCGCACGCTTCGCGAGATGCTGTCCGACCTGACCGGCCAGTCCGCCGACCTCGCATCAGCGGCGTACGACCTGTCCATCAGCCAAGGAGAGGGTGTCAGCACCGCCCTCGACAAGGCGACAGCAGCCGCCCAAAAAGCGTTGGACGGCTTCCTCGACCTGGCGGATGAATTCGGAATTACGCGCGAGCAGGCCCTCATCCTCGCCGAGAGCATGGGCCTGATCCCGCGCAATGTGGCCGTCGCCCTGAGCACGCCAGGCGACGAGAAGACCAAGCAGGAGTTGCTGCTGGTCAAATCGATGGCGGATCAACTCCCGCCCGACAAGCCAATCACTGTCCGCACGCTTTCCGAAGAGGCGAAGAAGAAGCTCGAGGAGCTGGGCTACAAGGTTCAGACCACCCCGAACGGTGTGACCATCACGGCCAGTACCAAGTCTGCCGAGGAAAAGCTCAACGAGTTCCTCAACAAGCCGTCGACCAAGACAGTGACCGTCATCTACACCGGCGGGAAACCAGCCCCCAATGGGCCCATGGGGGTGAACCACGACGGAAACATCATCAAACGGTTCGCCGAAGGCGGTCTCCACAAGCTCATGCCGATGTCGGCGGGCATCGCCCAGATAGTGCCGCCGAACACATGGCGCGTCGTGGGCGACCGCCTCGTCGACGACGAGGCCTACATCCCGATCAACCGGTCGCGCCGGTCGCAGGAACTGCTCGCGTACACGGCCTCCGAGATGGGGTACGACCTGATCCGGCGGTGGGCGGTCGGTGGTGTCGCCAGCACGACGTCGTCGATGCCGCAGAGCAGCAGCTCGTCGCCGATGGTGGCCCCGCAGATCACGAACAACATCTCGGTGCGGGACAACGAGGACGCGTACGTGACCGCGCAGGTCGTCTCGAGCACGGTCGCGTTCCAGGCGCGCACCCGGCGGTGA
- a CDS encoding phage distal tail protein, with amino-acid sequence MPTPLLHPSWSVDGWMANGRDDDGTEWIVERDDGWWRAPGVRGQSSDRVGYHGAYSDVQQWATPRVVTLAGWCQARTEEAADRAVDRFGALLRSGARELVVTEPVRTKRSLVRREADPQLVRTGPRQFDWQIVLVADDPIRYGDPVLASTGLPMPGGGLDWEAGLGAVMRTNLARNTVGVASSVPWTAYNAGSAVTSEVYSTVIPGLDARRALARATCTTAGTIGLRQPVLRVVGGQQYSAALWARCTAARSAQLEMRWTDSAGGFVSSTASAPVALAAGTWTRLELTALAPGTATGLLVCPLALSAAPGDLLDATALLVERGATLGGYFDGSSAGGYWSGEPWGSVSHDAPVGLDWESGGGLDWGTPASNGSMALINMGTAEVWPVYTITGPATQPRLYLPSTGETLLYSGTLAAADTLVIDSHPHRQSAWLNGVAERFLLQADWWAVPPTSTATTVAFASEDTGPTAATATASVSPGWW; translated from the coding sequence GTGCCCACACCGCTCCTGCACCCCTCGTGGTCCGTGGACGGCTGGATGGCCAACGGCCGCGACGACGACGGCACCGAGTGGATCGTCGAGCGGGACGACGGCTGGTGGCGGGCGCCAGGCGTGCGCGGCCAGAGCAGCGACCGCGTGGGCTACCACGGGGCGTACTCCGACGTGCAGCAGTGGGCGACGCCGCGGGTGGTCACGCTGGCCGGGTGGTGCCAGGCCCGGACGGAGGAGGCCGCCGATCGGGCCGTCGACCGGTTCGGCGCGCTGTTGCGCAGCGGGGCGCGTGAACTGGTGGTCACCGAGCCGGTGCGCACGAAGCGGTCGTTGGTGCGGCGGGAGGCCGACCCGCAGCTTGTGCGTACCGGGCCCCGCCAGTTCGACTGGCAGATCGTGCTGGTCGCGGATGACCCGATCCGGTACGGGGACCCGGTGCTGGCCTCGACCGGGCTGCCGATGCCCGGCGGAGGGCTGGATTGGGAGGCGGGGCTCGGCGCGGTGATGCGCACGAACCTCGCGCGGAACACCGTCGGCGTGGCGAGCAGCGTGCCGTGGACGGCCTACAACGCGGGCTCCGCGGTCACCTCCGAGGTGTACTCCACCGTCATCCCCGGCCTGGACGCGCGTCGTGCGCTCGCCCGCGCCACTTGCACCACGGCGGGCACGATCGGGCTGCGCCAGCCGGTGCTGCGGGTGGTGGGCGGGCAGCAGTACTCGGCTGCGCTGTGGGCGCGGTGCACGGCCGCCAGGTCGGCGCAGCTGGAGATGCGGTGGACCGACAGCGCGGGCGGGTTCGTGAGCAGCACGGCCAGCGCGCCGGTCGCGCTGGCGGCGGGGACGTGGACACGGCTGGAGCTGACCGCGCTGGCGCCCGGCACCGCGACCGGGCTGCTCGTGTGCCCGCTCGCGCTGTCCGCCGCGCCGGGCGACCTGCTCGACGCGACCGCGCTGCTGGTCGAGCGCGGCGCCACCCTGGGCGGCTACTTCGACGGCTCCAGCGCGGGCGGCTACTGGTCGGGGGAACCGTGGGGGTCCGTTTCCCACGACGCGCCGGTCGGCCTGGACTGGGAGAGCGGCGGCGGCCTGGACTGGGGCACCCCCGCCAGCAACGGCTCCATGGCTTTGATCAACATGGGGACGGCCGAGGTGTGGCCGGTATACACGATCACCGGGCCCGCCACCCAACCCCGGCTCTACCTGCCCTCCACCGGCGAGACCCTGCTCTACAGCGGCACGCTCGCCGCCGCGGACACGCTCGTCATCGACAGCCATCCGCATCGGCAGTCCGCGTGGCTCAACGGCGTCGCGGAGCGGTTCCTGCTCCAGGCCGACTGGTGGGCGGTCCCGCCCACGAGCACCGCGACCACGGTGGCGTTCGCGTCCGAGGACACCGGGCCGACCGCCGCCACCGCCACCGCCTCCGTCAGCCCCGGCTGGTGGTGA